The Streptomyces sp. NBC_01775 genome includes a region encoding these proteins:
- a CDS encoding phage tail tube protein — protein MALNADNVRVGLNGNVYVAPKGSTAPADLTSAWDPAWVDLGYLNDDGVEMEYGTDVEDIMAWQSLSPVRRVLTSVELTLAFTAIELRASVVTLYFPDSTITEVTADTVFKLDIPSAPGSAEMAFGFEWVDGDITNRVVIPRGEVTDRESVNFQRGEPVGLGMTVSAYASSSPELATWLSNDPSWAPA, from the coding sequence ATGGCGCTCAACGCCGACAACGTGCGCGTGGGGCTCAACGGCAACGTGTACGTCGCCCCGAAGGGGTCCACCGCGCCGGCCGATCTGACGTCCGCGTGGGATCCGGCCTGGGTAGATCTGGGCTACCTGAATGACGACGGTGTCGAGATGGAGTACGGGACGGACGTCGAGGACATCATGGCGTGGCAGTCCCTCTCTCCGGTGCGGCGTGTCCTCACCTCGGTGGAGCTGACGCTGGCGTTCACGGCGATCGAGCTGCGCGCGAGCGTGGTGACCCTGTACTTCCCTGACAGCACGATCACTGAGGTGACGGCGGACACCGTCTTCAAGCTCGACATCCCCAGCGCCCCGGGCAGCGCCGAGATGGCGTTCGGCTTCGAGTGGGTAGACGGCGACATCACCAACCGTGTCGTGATCCCCCGCGGCGAGGTCACCGACCGCGAAAGCGTCAACTTCCAGCGTGGGGAGCCCGTGGGTCTCGGCATGACCGTGTCGGCCTACGCGTCCTCGTCGCCCGAGCTGGCCACCTGGCTGTCCAACGACCCGTCCTGGGCGCCCGCCTGA
- a CDS encoding mobile element protein, with protein sequence MRAVATIDYLANPADLAAWLGVPENDPKLIQALAAATSRFRGAVRHPVTLVAGDTVTLDGTGCVSLILPAAPVLSVASLELDGEPLVEGEGFDWSADGFLRRLGCQVWPGRLRCVVVTYSHGHAQVPDDVAEAVIDQARAMYAVRPGVESVQVGGQALKFGAQASIGVTAQWSAAVERHRLNRGDRP encoded by the coding sequence GTGCGGGCGGTGGCGACGATTGACTACCTGGCCAACCCTGCCGACTTGGCCGCGTGGCTCGGTGTACCGGAGAATGATCCGAAGCTGATTCAGGCGCTGGCTGCGGCCACGAGCCGCTTCCGGGGGGCCGTGCGTCATCCGGTGACACTGGTGGCGGGCGACACGGTCACGCTGGACGGCACGGGGTGCGTCTCGCTGATACTTCCGGCCGCCCCGGTGCTGTCGGTGGCCTCGCTGGAGTTGGACGGTGAGCCCCTCGTTGAAGGGGAGGGCTTCGACTGGTCGGCTGACGGGTTCCTGCGGCGCCTGGGCTGCCAGGTGTGGCCGGGCCGGCTGCGCTGCGTCGTGGTCACCTACAGTCATGGCCATGCGCAGGTTCCTGATGACGTGGCCGAGGCGGTCATCGACCAGGCCCGCGCCATGTACGCCGTGCGGCCGGGTGTGGAGAGCGTGCAGGTGGGCGGGCAGGCGCTGAAGTTCGGGGCGCAGGCGTCGATCGGTGTGACGGCGCAGTGGTCGGCTGCGGTGGAGCGGCACCGTCTGAACCGGGGGGACCGGCCGTGA
- a CDS encoding phage major capsid protein, translating to MSKVKQLTEELTHHLTELKSLSEKTETEDRDFTEEERALVVEHMEKAKTAKEALAKAKADGDMLKAISELGDSISLNEPQGERATPSGLIVPERKSIGEHYVESTEYKSLLATAPNGGFGAKQRVQSLPTGFKSLVTGGSDTSAGAFVQNDYLGLQVAADAFQRPLALRDVVTAGSTTSDTVEYVRMTSYTNAAAPVAEATSSAAPTAPGGAGALVNNAGGGYKPESALAAAKVTTPVRTIAHWIPITKRALSDAAQIRTLIDAFLRYGLEEELEDQMVSGDGTGENFEGLSNVSGVQAQAWDTNALTTLRKAKTKVRTVGRSMANAYLLNPADLETVDLLQDNEGRYYFGGPGGVGSASVLWGLPVIETEAVPAGTGYVGDFRKAILWDREQASITVTDSHADFFVRNLVAILAEMRAAFGVIQPNAFVEVDLTA from the coding sequence ATGAGCAAGGTCAAGCAGCTAACGGAAGAGCTGACGCATCACCTGACGGAGCTGAAGTCCCTCTCGGAGAAGACCGAGACTGAGGACCGCGACTTCACCGAGGAGGAGCGGGCGCTCGTCGTCGAGCACATGGAGAAGGCCAAGACCGCCAAGGAGGCCCTGGCCAAGGCGAAGGCCGACGGCGACATGCTCAAGGCCATCTCTGAGCTGGGCGACAGCATTTCCCTCAACGAGCCGCAGGGGGAGCGGGCCACCCCGTCCGGGCTGATCGTGCCGGAGCGGAAGTCCATCGGCGAGCACTACGTCGAGTCGACCGAGTACAAGAGCCTGCTGGCCACCGCTCCGAACGGCGGGTTCGGCGCCAAGCAGCGGGTGCAGTCCCTGCCCACCGGTTTCAAGAGCCTCGTCACGGGTGGCTCGGACACCTCTGCGGGCGCGTTCGTGCAGAACGACTACCTGGGTCTTCAGGTCGCCGCCGACGCCTTCCAGCGCCCGCTGGCCCTGCGGGACGTGGTCACCGCCGGTTCGACGACGTCCGACACGGTCGAGTACGTGCGGATGACCAGCTACACCAATGCTGCGGCACCGGTCGCTGAGGCGACCTCGTCGGCGGCGCCGACCGCGCCTGGCGGTGCGGGCGCGCTGGTCAACAACGCTGGCGGCGGCTACAAGCCTGAGAGCGCGCTGGCGGCGGCGAAGGTGACCACGCCGGTGCGGACGATCGCGCACTGGATCCCGATCACGAAGCGGGCCCTGTCGGACGCCGCGCAGATCCGCACCCTCATCGATGCATTTTTGAGGTACGGCCTGGAGGAGGAGCTGGAAGACCAGATGGTGTCGGGTGACGGCACTGGCGAGAACTTCGAGGGCCTGTCGAATGTCTCGGGCGTGCAGGCGCAGGCGTGGGACACCAATGCGCTCACGACCCTGCGCAAGGCCAAGACGAAGGTCCGCACCGTAGGCCGGTCGATGGCGAACGCCTACCTGCTCAACCCCGCCGACCTGGAGACCGTGGATCTCCTCCAGGACAACGAGGGCCGCTACTACTTCGGCGGGCCCGGTGGGGTCGGCTCGGCGAGCGTCCTGTGGGGTCTGCCGGTCATCGAGACCGAAGCCGTCCCAGCAGGCACCGGGTATGTGGGCGACTTCCGCAAGGCGATCCTGTGGGACCGCGAGCAGGCGTCCATCACGGTCACCGACTCCCACGCCGACTTCTTCGTCCGCAACCTCGTCGCGATCCTCGCCGAGATGCGGGCCGCGTTCGGCGTCATTCAGCCGAACGCTTTCGTCGAGGTTGACCTGACTGCATGA
- a CDS encoding HK97 family phage prohead protease — translation MRIKSCPVRIKAAGTHEGTDEGTFEAIVAAYNLDSVGDKIAPGAFAETLAEWKSRGDPIPVLWSHMSHDPEYHIGEVLEAEERPEGLWIKARVDLDEGTKAAQVYKLMKGRRVTQFSFAYDVDEGSWVEQKDGPGYYELRKLKLYEVGPCLIGANQSTELIDVKSALGDTLRVTLNGPALASGDAVRSAVEKAMDDHITRVREAVDAAIDTKAGRTLSAANEERVREIARLSTELLDSVSSSTEDAEKATPAPPESASPQEPAAKAGEARPGTASSRLRTDIEVLCLDASTLTD, via the coding sequence ATGCGGATCAAATCCTGCCCGGTGCGGATCAAAGCCGCGGGCACCCACGAGGGCACCGACGAGGGCACGTTCGAGGCCATCGTCGCTGCCTACAACCTCGACAGCGTCGGCGACAAGATCGCCCCCGGTGCGTTTGCCGAGACCCTCGCAGAGTGGAAGAGCCGCGGCGACCCGATCCCCGTCCTGTGGTCCCACATGTCCCACGACCCGGAGTACCACATCGGGGAAGTCTTGGAGGCCGAGGAGCGCCCGGAAGGCCTGTGGATCAAGGCACGCGTCGACCTGGACGAGGGCACCAAGGCCGCGCAGGTGTACAAGCTGATGAAGGGGCGCCGCGTCACCCAGTTCTCCTTCGCCTACGACGTGGATGAGGGCTCGTGGGTCGAGCAGAAGGACGGGCCCGGCTACTACGAGCTGCGCAAGCTGAAGCTGTACGAGGTCGGCCCGTGCCTGATCGGCGCGAACCAGTCCACCGAACTGATCGATGTGAAGTCCGCGTTGGGGGACACCCTGCGCGTCACCCTCAACGGGCCCGCACTCGCATCCGGAGACGCCGTGCGGTCCGCAGTCGAGAAGGCCATGGACGACCACATCACACGCGTGCGTGAGGCCGTGGACGCGGCCATCGACACCAAGGCTGGCAGGACGCTGTCGGCCGCGAACGAGGAGCGTGTTCGCGAGATCGCGCGCCTCTCTACGGAGCTGCTGGACTCCGTGAGTTCCAGCACGGAAGACGCCGAGAAGGCCACGCCAGCCCCGCCTGAGTCCGCCTCGCCGCAGGAGCCTGCGGCCAAGGCGGGCGAGGCCCGGCCCGGAACCGCCTCATCCCGTCTGCGCACCGACATCGAGGTGCTGTGCCTCGATGCCTCCACGCTCACGGATTGA
- a CDS encoding phage portal protein → MQLTGAGSLMSYGAMTSLSTVSWEYAAIWRAQPQVRTVVNFLARNIAQLGLHVFRRVSDTDRERLTDHPLALLLGDPLPRVTTFRLVERLICDLAIYDEAYWIKWEAEGRRLLLPVPPTLICPAEGNWITPRYYVAAGGMRFTPDQVMHFHGYSPEDLVVGSSPLEALRALLLEESESTRQRAAMWRNGARATGVLVRPADAEPWSAEAKRRFGEMWRGFSQGGGAEGGTPILEDGMTYEQIAIDPQRAQYIESRKLTREEVAAAYHIPPPLVGILDHATYSNITEQHKILYQDTLGPWLTMVQQEIAANLLPDLADSKDVYVEFNIAEKMRGSFEEQAVAASTATGRPWMTVNEQRARFNLPQLPDGDELITPLNVSEGGRASPRDTAPEAEQLPKGRARPVKAKAGQPSTPQDDLRAQFAAALGALTEEEAARLVAAAPDGVDAVRGWWASGRAEKQARFLAVIREFMVRLGLLGARQVLEEFNPDEEGWSAEVMEPWLLAAALHHAELHDMAGETEAIAAAETPPPEGGVAAALLLAGAAWAAVALLRSETAATEALSFGGHDAARASGLRFKTWRTTSANPRAEHAALNGQKVPVDDVFSNGLRWPGDGSGDAAQTANCRCELTYSKTE, encoded by the coding sequence TTGCAGCTCACCGGCGCCGGGTCGCTGATGTCGTATGGGGCGATGACGTCGCTGTCGACGGTGTCGTGGGAGTACGCGGCGATCTGGCGGGCGCAGCCGCAGGTGCGCACGGTGGTGAACTTCCTGGCGCGGAACATCGCTCAGCTCGGGCTGCACGTGTTTCGCCGGGTGTCGGATACGGACCGGGAGCGGCTGACGGATCATCCTCTGGCGCTGCTGCTTGGCGATCCGCTGCCACGGGTGACGACGTTCCGGCTGGTGGAGCGGCTCATCTGCGATCTCGCGATCTACGACGAGGCGTATTGGATCAAGTGGGAGGCGGAAGGCAGACGCCTGCTGCTGCCGGTGCCGCCCACGCTGATCTGCCCGGCGGAGGGCAACTGGATTACCCCCAGGTACTACGTGGCTGCCGGGGGGATGCGGTTCACTCCGGATCAGGTGATGCACTTCCACGGCTATTCGCCGGAGGATCTGGTGGTGGGCTCGTCTCCGTTGGAGGCGCTGCGTGCGCTGCTGTTGGAGGAGTCGGAGTCGACGCGGCAGCGGGCGGCGATGTGGCGTAACGGTGCGCGGGCGACGGGTGTGCTGGTGCGGCCGGCGGATGCGGAGCCGTGGTCGGCGGAGGCGAAGCGCCGGTTCGGGGAGATGTGGCGGGGCTTCTCGCAGGGCGGCGGCGCGGAGGGTGGTACGCCGATCCTTGAGGACGGCATGACGTATGAGCAGATCGCGATCGATCCGCAGCGGGCCCAGTACATCGAGTCGCGGAAGCTGACACGTGAGGAGGTCGCGGCGGCGTACCACATTCCTCCGCCGCTGGTGGGGATCCTGGATCACGCGACGTACAGCAACATCACCGAGCAGCACAAGATCCTTTACCAGGACACGCTAGGGCCGTGGCTGACGATGGTGCAGCAGGAGATCGCCGCGAACCTGCTGCCCGACTTGGCCGACAGCAAGGACGTGTACGTCGAGTTCAACATCGCGGAGAAGATGCGCGGCTCCTTCGAGGAGCAGGCTGTCGCCGCATCCACTGCGACGGGCCGGCCGTGGATGACGGTCAACGAGCAGCGGGCCCGGTTCAACCTGCCGCAGCTCCCGGACGGCGACGAACTGATCACCCCGTTGAATGTGAGCGAAGGAGGCCGGGCCTCCCCGCGGGACACGGCGCCGGAGGCGGAGCAGCTCCCAAAAGGGCGAGCCCGGCCGGTGAAGGCCAAGGCCGGGCAGCCCTCGACTCCGCAGGATGATCTGCGTGCGCAGTTCGCGGCGGCGCTCGGCGCACTGACCGAGGAAGAGGCTGCGCGTCTCGTGGCTGCGGCACCGGACGGCGTGGATGCGGTGCGCGGGTGGTGGGCGTCGGGCCGGGCGGAGAAGCAGGCCCGGTTCCTGGCGGTCATCCGCGAGTTCATGGTGCGGCTCGGCCTGCTGGGCGCCCGCCAGGTGCTGGAGGAGTTCAACCCCGATGAGGAGGGCTGGTCGGCTGAGGTGATGGAGCCGTGGCTGTTGGCCGCGGCCCTGCACCATGCCGAGCTGCACGATATGGCTGGGGAAACGGAGGCGATCGCTGCCGCCGAGACCCCGCCGCCCGAGGGTGGCGTCGCGGCGGCCCTGCTGCTGGCCGGCGCCGCCTGGGCAGCCGTGGCCCTCCTGCGGTCGGAGACCGCAGCTACGGAGGCCCTGTCCTTCGGCGGTCACGATGCTGCGCGTGCCTCGGGGCTGCGCTTCAAGACGTGGCGCACGACTAGCGCCAACCCCCGCGCCGAGCATGCGGCTCTCAACGGGCAGAAGGTGCCGGTCGATGACGTGTTCTCCAACGGGCTGCGGTGGCCGGGTGACGGCAGTGGCGACGCCGCCCAGACGGCGAATTGCCGCTGCGAGTTGACGTATTCGAAGACGGAGTGA
- a CDS encoding terminase large subunit, producing MFDPDRVDRVLKSFHLLRHTQGKWAGKPLDPDPWQVAYIIAPVFGWVRWDDEAEGYVRIVRKLYVDVPRRNGKTTLSGGIAVYLMAADSEPGAQVYAAATSEKQARYTFDPIKTIAERAPALKGNVKAYTKKITHPASGSYFTVVSSVAEALHGANVHGGIIDELHVHKSPDLVETIETGTGSRRQPLVIIITTADEGKQESIYDRKRQYIEQLARGALHDLDTYGVVWGADESDDPYAEATWRKANPGYGVSPSAAYLRGASAEAQQSPADLAKFLRLHLGIRTKQSTRFLMMDAWDNNAGMVDEEALAGRDTWGGLDLASTSDLCALCWLFPNDEDGTLDALWRFWTPEDNLKALDKRTAGAATKWVRQGYLTATPGNVADYDWIVEQIQRDRDKFNVKSIGYDPWNASQMTNTLVAERAPMVKVRQGFATMSPVLKEIQRLTLQGTPQAPALRHGGHPVVRWCVDNLAVAMDPAGNVKPDKANSGDKIDGVSALATAMAEIVARPPRRRSAYEDADEMMIV from the coding sequence GTGTTCGACCCGGACCGGGTGGACCGGGTGCTGAAGAGCTTCCATCTGCTGCGGCACACGCAGGGCAAGTGGGCTGGGAAGCCGTTGGATCCGGATCCGTGGCAGGTGGCGTACATCATCGCGCCGGTGTTCGGGTGGGTGCGGTGGGATGACGAGGCCGAGGGCTACGTCCGGATCGTCCGCAAGCTGTACGTGGACGTGCCTCGCAGGAACGGGAAGACGACGCTCAGCGGCGGCATCGCGGTGTATCTGATGGCTGCGGACTCGGAGCCGGGCGCGCAGGTGTATGCGGCGGCCACGTCGGAGAAGCAGGCGCGGTACACGTTTGATCCGATCAAGACGATCGCGGAGCGGGCGCCGGCGTTGAAGGGCAACGTCAAGGCGTACACGAAGAAGATCACACACCCGGCCAGTGGCTCGTACTTCACCGTCGTCTCGTCGGTGGCCGAGGCGCTGCACGGCGCCAACGTTCACGGGGGGATCATCGACGAGCTGCATGTCCACAAGTCCCCTGATCTGGTGGAGACGATCGAGACGGGCACCGGCTCACGCCGTCAGCCGCTGGTGATCATCATCACGACGGCGGACGAGGGCAAGCAGGAGTCGATCTACGACCGGAAGCGGCAGTACATCGAGCAGCTGGCCCGCGGCGCACTGCACGACCTGGATACCTACGGCGTGGTGTGGGGCGCGGACGAGTCGGACGACCCCTACGCCGAGGCGACGTGGCGCAAGGCGAACCCGGGCTACGGGGTGAGCCCGTCGGCCGCGTATCTGCGGGGGGCGTCGGCGGAGGCGCAGCAGTCCCCGGCGGACTTGGCGAAATTCTTGCGGCTGCATCTGGGGATCCGCACGAAGCAGTCGACGCGGTTCTTGATGATGGACGCGTGGGACAACAACGCGGGCATGGTCGACGAGGAGGCGCTGGCCGGCCGGGACACCTGGGGCGGACTCGACCTGGCGTCTACGTCTGACCTGTGTGCGCTGTGCTGGCTGTTCCCGAACGATGAAGACGGCACGCTGGACGCGCTGTGGCGGTTCTGGACGCCCGAGGACAACCTCAAGGCGCTCGACAAGCGCACGGCGGGCGCGGCAACGAAGTGGGTACGGCAGGGCTATCTGACGGCAACGCCCGGCAATGTCGCGGACTACGACTGGATCGTCGAGCAGATCCAGCGGGACCGGGACAAGTTCAACGTGAAGAGCATCGGCTATGACCCGTGGAACGCGTCACAGATGACGAACACGCTGGTCGCCGAGCGGGCGCCGATGGTGAAGGTGCGGCAGGGTTTCGCGACCATGTCGCCGGTCTTGAAGGAGATCCAGCGGCTGACGCTTCAGGGCACCCCGCAGGCGCCGGCGTTGCGGCATGGCGGGCATCCGGTGGTGCGCTGGTGTGTGGACAACCTGGCTGTGGCGATGGATCCGGCCGGGAATGTGAAGCCCGACAAGGCGAACTCCGGCGACAAGATCGACGGCGTGTCTGCGTTGGCGACGGCGATGGCTGAGATCGTGGCGCGGCCTCCGAGGCGGCGGTCCGCCTATGAGGACGCCGACGAGATGATGATCGTGTGA
- a CDS encoding phage terminase small subunit P27 family, which produces MPKTAAPATLKLITGRSPGRDSGGRKVEAGPAFKRLPPKPPTWLSREAAAEWKRVIPELSRLDLVKEQDRAALAAYCEAWATFVSATRVVQEEGLVINARQGKLAHPCVAIARSAGREMRSWAAHFGLTPSTEQALARSGGDDGDEANPFAGSS; this is translated from the coding sequence ATGCCGAAAACTGCTGCTCCCGCAACCCTCAAGCTGATCACTGGGCGGTCGCCGGGCCGGGACTCGGGCGGGCGGAAGGTGGAGGCCGGCCCGGCATTCAAGCGGCTGCCGCCGAAGCCTCCGACGTGGCTGTCGCGTGAGGCGGCGGCTGAGTGGAAGCGGGTCATCCCGGAGCTGTCCCGTCTGGATCTGGTGAAGGAGCAGGACCGGGCTGCGCTGGCTGCGTACTGCGAGGCGTGGGCGACGTTCGTGTCCGCGACTCGGGTGGTGCAAGAGGAGGGTCTGGTCATTAACGCGCGGCAGGGCAAGCTTGCTCACCCGTGCGTCGCGATCGCTCGCAGCGCCGGGCGGGAAATGCGCTCGTGGGCGGCTCACTTCGGCCTGACGCCGTCGACGGAGCAGGCCTTGGCGCGAAGCGGGGGCGACGATGGCGACGAAGCGAACCCCTTCGCCGGCTCAAGCTGA
- a CDS encoding HNH endonuclease — protein MPTAPPTRCARVDCYEMATKRGLCDGHQPEPWRGRPAPSKRYGMSSGTMRSLKRRVAMRDYGCCYVCGGEDADELEHIVPVSQGGAARDLDNLGLIHSEPCHREKTAREALEGSRRAREIKTQSQDRTQ, from the coding sequence ATGCCTACTGCTCCACCCACGCGATGCGCGCGCGTGGACTGCTATGAGATGGCCACCAAGCGTGGCCTGTGCGACGGGCATCAGCCCGAGCCTTGGCGAGGCAGACCAGCACCATCCAAGCGCTATGGCATGAGCAGTGGCACCATGCGATCACTCAAGAGGCGTGTGGCCATGCGTGACTACGGCTGTTGTTACGTGTGCGGAGGCGAGGACGCTGATGAACTGGAGCACATCGTGCCCGTCAGCCAAGGTGGAGCAGCGCGTGACCTCGACAACCTCGGGTTGATCCATTCCGAGCCGTGCCACCGGGAGAAGACTGCCCGCGAGGCCCTGGAAGGATCAAGAAGAGCCCGCGAGATCAAGACCCAAAGTCAAGATCGAACCCAGTGA
- a CDS encoding glycerophosphodiester phosphodiesterase: MALPAGLATVTVTGTYLKPDGGPRTGGVTFRPEPAVLTSATHGVIILGIITAKANADGEIEAELLATDDPDVTPVDWTYRVTEHWYDEPGRSYPLALPLAEPLVDLAEVAPTDPAEGEYLTVAGPQGLPGIDGASAYVLAVADGFEGTEEEWLTSLRGPAGDDGQDGTDGRSAYQVAVDEGFVGTEQQWLDSLQTDATAYTDTAVGGRLAKTANLSDLSSAASARTNLGLVGASQFDAASVTSLLATTPFYVAHRGSGGEFPEHTLVGYDASVNAGARAIEVSVNVTADNVPVCIHDQTLDRTTNGTGNVSDKPYAALRETVTVDIGASLLGAGWSNQKLPTLREVLDRLLGRVVIFLEAKSNPSVPAVQALLSQYPGAAKSVVWKAYYASNTLTWAKSNGYTVWAYVDAGTTDGQMDAVASNVDLWGVPHTMSDARIAAVVARGKPVMCWEVHRRSEVTRLTGLGVQGLMCSQLLYLSRSTPVRTADDFASKIKTPGDLGAANYDPVYALKYGAASDAYLDVLPNQAALLGSLCPTLASGYTIRWSMMWDGLPGSTQHSGIAFCKPDDSKYAFNSANATGGYHMLLRGNGDMQLYSHTAGVTSGTQLGTIATTAPTAGNWMTFELQITPTQLILTRTDVEPDVTLTVTNSTYRGGYLHVSTGSVDNLANRPHWRAISIT; this comes from the coding sequence ATGGCTCTCCCTGCTGGTCTCGCGACGGTCACGGTCACTGGCACGTATCTGAAGCCGGACGGCGGCCCGCGTACCGGAGGCGTGACCTTCCGGCCCGAGCCGGCCGTCCTCACGTCGGCGACGCACGGCGTCATCATCCTCGGCATCATCACCGCGAAAGCCAACGCCGACGGCGAGATAGAGGCCGAGCTCCTCGCCACCGACGACCCCGACGTGACCCCCGTCGACTGGACGTACAGGGTCACCGAGCACTGGTACGACGAGCCCGGACGCTCCTACCCGCTCGCACTGCCCCTCGCCGAACCCCTCGTCGACCTCGCCGAAGTGGCGCCCACCGACCCCGCCGAGGGTGAGTACCTCACCGTTGCCGGGCCCCAAGGTCTCCCCGGCATCGACGGGGCCTCCGCCTACGTCCTCGCCGTCGCGGACGGCTTCGAAGGCACCGAGGAAGAATGGCTGACGTCTCTGCGCGGGCCCGCGGGTGACGACGGGCAGGACGGCACCGACGGCCGTTCGGCCTACCAGGTCGCCGTCGACGAGGGCTTCGTCGGCACCGAGCAGCAGTGGCTCGACTCGCTCCAGACCGACGCCACCGCCTACACCGACACCGCTGTGGGTGGCCGTCTCGCGAAGACCGCCAACCTGAGCGACCTCTCATCCGCAGCGTCCGCCCGCACGAACCTCGGGCTCGTCGGGGCCTCGCAGTTCGACGCCGCGTCCGTGACGAGCCTGCTGGCTACGACCCCGTTCTACGTTGCCCACAGAGGCAGCGGCGGCGAGTTCCCTGAGCACACGCTGGTCGGGTATGACGCGTCCGTGAACGCGGGCGCGAGAGCCATCGAGGTGTCGGTCAACGTCACGGCCGACAACGTGCCCGTGTGTATCCACGACCAGACCCTCGACCGCACCACCAACGGCACCGGGAACGTCAGCGACAAGCCGTATGCGGCGCTGCGCGAGACCGTGACCGTCGACATCGGCGCCTCGCTGCTGGGGGCCGGCTGGTCGAACCAGAAGCTCCCCACGTTGCGCGAGGTCCTCGACCGCCTCCTCGGCCGCGTCGTCATCTTCCTCGAAGCCAAGAGCAACCCCTCCGTACCCGCTGTGCAGGCGCTGCTCTCGCAGTACCCCGGGGCCGCCAAGTCGGTGGTGTGGAAGGCGTACTACGCCAGCAACACGCTGACCTGGGCCAAGTCCAACGGGTACACGGTGTGGGCCTATGTGGACGCAGGCACGACCGATGGGCAGATGGACGCAGTCGCGAGCAACGTCGATCTCTGGGGCGTCCCGCACACCATGTCGGACGCGCGGATCGCGGCTGTCGTAGCGCGCGGGAAGCCGGTCATGTGCTGGGAGGTGCACAGGAGGTCCGAGGTGACGCGGCTGACGGGGCTGGGTGTCCAAGGGCTGATGTGCTCGCAGTTGCTGTACCTGTCGCGGTCGACGCCGGTGCGGACTGCCGATGACTTCGCCAGCAAGATCAAGACGCCGGGTGACTTGGGCGCCGCGAACTACGATCCCGTGTACGCCTTGAAGTATGGCGCGGCTTCGGACGCGTACCTTGACGTGCTGCCCAATCAGGCGGCTCTGCTTGGGAGCCTGTGCCCGACGCTGGCGTCGGGCTACACGATCAGGTGGTCGATGATGTGGGACGGGCTGCCCGGCAGCACGCAGCACTCGGGGATCGCGTTCTGCAAACCCGACGATTCGAAGTATGCGTTCAACAGCGCCAACGCCACCGGCGGCTATCACATGCTGCTACGCGGCAACGGCGACATGCAGCTCTACAGCCACACCGCCGGAGTGACCTCCGGTACGCAGCTCGGCACCATCGCCACAACGGCGCCGACGGCAGGCAACTGGATGACGTTCGAGCTTCAGATCACGCCGACGCAGCTCATCCTCACCCGCACGGACGTCGAACCGGACGTGACGCTCACCGTCACCAACAGCACCTATCGCGGCGGCTACCTGCACGTCAGTACCGGCTCCGTCGACAACCTCGCCAACCGACCCCACTGGCGGGCCATCTCGATCACGTAG
- a CDS encoding helix-turn-helix transcriptional regulator, with amino-acid sequence MAEVSETTKIIMRRIRALRGRHGWTASELAKHMAKVGIPWDRQIVTNVENGKRANITVNESLALARVFDVAPIHLLVPVVDADVFNVTPNETVPTSRARAWIRGAEPLPGTNPRPFRTEVPLDELGC; translated from the coding sequence ATGGCTGAAGTCTCCGAGACAACGAAGATCATCATGCGGCGCATACGAGCCCTGCGGGGACGCCACGGCTGGACCGCATCAGAACTGGCTAAGCACATGGCCAAGGTTGGAATTCCGTGGGACCGGCAGATCGTGACCAACGTCGAGAACGGCAAGCGAGCCAACATCACCGTCAACGAATCGCTGGCTTTGGCCCGAGTGTTCGATGTCGCACCAATCCACCTGCTCGTCCCTGTCGTCGATGCGGATGTCTTCAACGTGACGCCAAATGAAACGGTGCCGACTTCAAGGGCCCGCGCGTGGATACGTGGAGCAGAGCCGTTGCCCGGCACGAACCCGCGACCCTTCCGCACTGAAGTCCCACTCGACGAGCTGGGCTGCTGA